A region of Struthio camelus isolate bStrCam1 chromosome 30, bStrCam1.hap1, whole genome shotgun sequence DNA encodes the following proteins:
- the IQGAP3 gene encoding ras GTPase-activating-like protein IQGAP3 isoform X1 gives MERAGPARYERLTADEMDEQRRQNVAYQYLCHLEEAKRWMEACLHEELAPPTELEESLRNGVVLAKLGHCFAPDVVPLKKIYDREQLRYKATGLHFRHTDNINYWREALTHVGLPSIFHPETTDIYDKKNMPRVVYCIHALSLYLFKLGLAPQIQDLYGKVDFTEEEINNMKRELEKYGLQLPAFSKIGGLLANELSVDEAAVHAAVLAINEAVERAVVEQTMEALRNPNAMLLNLREPVAAVYQEVLYQAKLQKASNARNRYLQGIPEGEDIYDRCLTQAEIQGNINKVNVHGALEHVDDALENQDAQELYRALQDPVLALRCLQRENLDCYLEQLSMDREQKALELGYVDLLEQEELEAGILAANKKGEEERAMLQAVSRINAAVRRGTPAETLKALMDPAAQLPAVHPLAAPLYQCELALLQRQHPRGELAQEELFVAVEMLSAVALVNRALEAGDVDGLWSSLVSPALGISDVEDANAQRYFNDLLQLKGQSRKAGAEFLSWNDIQASVSSTNLSVQNENDKVLAVRLINEALLQDDPEKTLAALLLPAAGLADVTLPVARRYHDVLTRARRQKAQATEDDRAVLWWEEIQQGVSKANQDSAATRRMALGIAAINQAIKEGKAAQTVRVLHNADVALRGVVTACAGAYQEHLAALVASKKQTGSGKPCWVRHRLKDGAEYFLSLQTFEGTWDRPRDGVLNTTHLSREEIQSIVTRVTAAHDRERLWAANVGFVVRLQARARGYLVRRAFAARRHVLREQWPAAARIQAFWRGYRQRRAYLERLRYLHANADAAVKIQACVRMWQARKKYQERLRYFGRNIKAVIKIQAFVRANKARGDYRMLVGARNPPLSIVRRFIHLLEQSQHDFWEESELLRLREEVVKRIRASRQLESDLDLMDIKIGLLVKNRITLQEVVSHCKKLTKKNKEQLSEMMAIDKQKGLKSLSKEKRQKLEAYQHLFYLLQTQPGYLARLIFKMPQNKSTKFMESVIFTLYNYASNPREAYLLLQLFKAALQEEIRSKVDHIHDILTGNPTVIRLVVSFYRNARGQNALRQILGGAVQEVLQDKTLSIRTNPVDIYKAWINQTESQSGQKSKLPYEVSPEQALSYPEVQRRMDISIRNLLVMTDKFVSAIISSVDKIPYGMRYVAKILKMSLAEKFPEASEEEIYKIVGNLLYYRFMNPAVVAPDGFDIVDISAGVALHPDHRRNLGSIAKVLQHAAAHKAFDGENAHLRVVNRYLEDTHDKFREFISAACCVPEPEERFNVDEYSEMVAVAKPVIYITVGELINTHKLLLEHQDSIAPLHGDPLHELLEDLDEVPTVQSLVGEGVPSPADGSTEQALSQLARAEISLTLTNKLVLEASSEEADVKSLLLSTKQMLVDVIQSQPGDSLPEILWTPASEDEEASHSHLMHRRALQDARTPDKLKRNRSLTGNSQLSMEEKKRKVIRNLRRLESLGIVDSADGYQGIVNEMAKDIRNQRRYRQHRKGELLKLRQTLQGLNSKTLFYEEQIDYYNQYIKTCLDNLAASNKVSGKNKKLQSLHYTAARLFEKGVLLEIEDLPVSQFRNVIFDIIPCEESGKFQVKAKFMGIDMEKFQLHYQDLLQLQYEGVAVMKMFDKAKVNVNLLIFLLNKKFFKNGSLPRVLQPPAPRRDALCNASARGRNRLSSERGTAWSSRLGRSGGCSVLDSFLYGV, from the exons atggagcgagcggggccggcgcgtt ACGAGCGCCTCACCGCCGACGAGATGGATGAGCAGCGGCGGCAGAACGTCGCCTACCAGTACCTGTGTCACCTGGAGGAGGCCAAGCG CTGGATGGAGGCTTGCTTGCACGAGGAGCTGGCCCCCCCCacggagctggaggagagcttgCGAAACGGCGTCGTCCTGGCCAAGCTGGGCCACTGCTTTGCCCCGGACGTTGTGCCCCTAAAGAAGATCTACGACCGCGAGCAGCTGCGGTACAAG GCAACCGGACTTCACTTTCGGCACACGGATAACATCAACTACTGGCGTGAGGCCCTGACCCACGTGGGGCTTCCTTCG ATCTTCCACCCGGAGACCACCGACATCTACGACAAGAAGAACATGCCACGGGTGGTCTACTGCATCCATGCGCTCAG CTTGTACCTGTTTAAGCTGGGGCTGGCTCCACAGATCCAGGACTTGTACGGGAAAGTGGACTTCACAG aGGAGGAGATCAACAACATGAAGCGGGAGCTGGAGAAGTAcggcctgcagctgcctgccttcAGCAAGATTGGGGGCCTCCTGGCCAACGAGCTCTCGGTGGATGAAGCGGCAG TCCACGCAGCCGTGCTGGCCATTAACGAAGCGGTGGAGAGGGCAGTGGTGGAGCAGACCATGGAGGCCCTGCGCAACCCCAATGCCATGCTGCTCAACCTGCGGGAGCCCGTGGCAGCTGTCTACCAGGAGGTGCTCTACCAGGCGAAGCTGCAGAAAGCCAGCAATGCCAGGAACAGG TACCTGCAGGGGATCCCGGAAGGGGAGGACATCTACGACCGGTGTCTGACCCAGGCTGAAATACAAGGGAACATCAACAAAGTGAACG TCCATGGGGCTTTAGAGCATGTGGATGATGCCCTGGAAAACCAGGATGCTCAGGAGCTGTACCGGGCGCTGCAGGACCCTGTCCTGGCCCTGCGCTGTCTGCAACGGGAGAACCTCGACTGCTACTTGGAGCAGCTCAGCATGgaccgggagcagaaagcactg gagctgggctacgtggacctgctggagcaggaggagctggaggcagggatCCTTGCAGCAAacaagaagggagaggaggagcgaGCCA TGCTGCAGGCCGTGAGCCGAATCAACGCGGCCGTGCGCCGGGGGACGCCCGCCGAAACGCTGAAGGCGCTGATGGACCCGGCGGCGCAGCTGCCCGCCGTGCATCCGCTCGCCGCCCCGCTGTATCAGTGcgagctggccctgctgcagcgccAGCACCCGCGG GGCGAGCTGGCGCAGGAGGagctctttgtggccgtggagatgCTGTCGGCGGTGGCGCTGGTTAACCGAGCCCTGGAGGCCGGAGACGTGGACGGGCTCTGGAGCAGCCTGGTCAGCCCTGCCTTGGGCATCTCGGACGTAGAGGACGCAAACGCGCAGCG GTATTTCAATGACTTATTGCAGCTGAAAGGCCAATCTAGGAAAGCGGGAGCCGAGTTCCTGAGCTGGAACGACATTCAGGCCAGCGTGAGCAGCACCAACTTGTCCGTGCAGAACGAAAACGACA AAGTCCTCGCTGTCAGGCTGATCAACGAGGCGCTGCTGCAGGACGACCCCGAGAAGAccctggcggcgctgctgctgccggcggccggcCTGGCCGACGTCACCCTGCCGGTCGCTAGACGTTACCACGATGTCCTGACCCGGGCGCGAAGGCAAAAGGCCCAG GCCACAGAGGATGACAGGGCTGTCCTCTGGTGGGAAGAGATCCAGCAAGGGGTTTCCAAGGCCAACCAGGACTCTGCGGCCACGAGGAGAA TGGCCCTGGGCATCGCAGCCATCAACCAGGCCATCAAGGAGGGGAAAGCGGCCCAGACGGTGCGCGTGCTGCACAACGCCGACGTGGCCCTGCGCGGCGTGGTGACCGCCTGCGCCGGCGCCTACCAGGAGCATCTCGCGGCCCTCGTGGCCAGCAAGAAGCAAACGG GGAGCGGGAAGCCGTGCTGGGTCCGGCACAGGCTGAAGGACGGCGCCGAGTACTTCCTGAGCCTGCAGACGTTCGAGGGCACCTGGGACCGGCCCCGCGACGGCGTCCTCAACACCACGCACCTGAGCCGGGAGGAGATCCAG TCCATCGTCACCCGCGTGACGGCGGCCCACGACCGGGAGCGCCTCTGGGCGGCCAACGTCGGCTTCGTCGTGCGGCTGCAGGCGCGGGCCAGGGGCTACCTCGTCCGCCGGGCATTCGCCGCCCGCCGGCACGTCCTGCGGGAGCAGTGGCCGGCGGCTGCCAGGATCCAG GCTTTTTGGAGAGGATACAGGCAGCGCAGGGCTTACCTGGAGAGGCTGCGCTACTTGCACGCCAACGCAGATGCTGCAGTAAAG ATCCAGGCGTGCGTGAGGATGTGGCAGGCTCGTAAGAAGTACCAGGAGAGGCTGCGCTACTTCGGGAGGAAC ATTAAAGCTGTAATTAAAATCCAGGCTTTTGTGAGAGCTAACAAGGCCCGTGGGGATTACAGGATGCTGG TCGGTGCCAGGAACCCACCTCTGAGCATCGTCCGGCGCTTTATCCACTTGCTGGAGCAGAGCCAGCATGACTTCTGGGAGGAGTCGGAGCTgctgcggctgcgggaggaggTGGTGAAGAGGATCCGTGCCAGCCGGCAGCTGGAGAGCGACTTGGACCTCATGGACATCAAGATTGGGCTGCTGGTGAAGAACAGGATCACACTGCAG GAGGTGGTCTCCCACTGCAAGAAGCTGACCAAGAAGAATAAGGAGCAGCTCTCGGAGATGATGGCCATAGACAAGCAGAAGGGGCTCAAGTCGCTCAGCAAGGAGAAGCGGCAGAAGCTGGAGGCCTACCAGCACCTCTTCTACCTGCTGCAG acCCAGCCTGGATACCTGGCCAGGCTCATCTTCAAGATGCCCCAGAACAAGTCCACCAAGTTCATGGAGTCTGTGATCTTCACGCTTTACAACTACGCGTCCAACCCACGGGAGGCCTACCTGCTGCTCCAGCTCTtcaaggcagctctgcaggaggaGATCAG GTCCAAAGTGGACCACATCCATGACATCTTGACGGGGAACCCCACAGTGATCCGTCTGGTGGTCAGCTTCTACCGTAACGCCCGCGGGCAGAACGCCCTGCGGCAGATCCTGGGCGGTGCTGTGCAGGAGGTCTTGCAGGACAAGACCCTCAGCATCCGCACCAACCCCGTGGACATCTACAAGGCTTGGATCAACCAGACCGAGTCGCAGAGCGGGCAGAAAAG CAAGCTACCGTACGAAGTCAGCCCTGAGCAGGCCCTAAGCTACCCCGAGGTGCAGAGGCGGATGGATATTTCTATCCGCAACCTCCTGGTGATGACAGACAAGTTCGTCTCTGCCATCATCTCTTCTGTGGATAAAATCCC ctACGGCATGCGCTACGTGGCCAAAATCCTGAAGATGTCTTTGGCTGAGAAATTCCCCGAGGCCTCGGAGGAAGAGATCTATAAG ATCGTTGGCAACCTGCTCTACTACCGCTTCATGAACCCGGCAGTGGTGGCTCCTGACGGATTCGACATTGTGGACATCTCGGCTGGGGTAGCCCTGCACCCCGACCACCGCCGCAACCTGGGCTCCATCGCCAAGGTGCTGCAGCACGCGGCCGCCCACAAGGCTTTTGATGGGGAAAACGCCCACCTGCGCGTGGTGAACCGCTACCTGGAGGACACCCACGACAAGTTCAG ggAGTTCATCTCTGCTGCCTGTTGCGTCCCAGAGCCAGAAGAACGGTTTAATGTCGATGAGTACTCAGAGATGGTGGCGGTGGCCAAGCCAGTCATCTACATCACAGTGGGGGAGCTGATTAACACACACAAG CTCCTGCTAGAGCATCAGGACTCCATCGCACCTCTTCACGGAGACCCCCTGCATGAACTTCTGGAAGATCTTGATGAAGTTCCTACAGTCCAATCCCTCGTGG GCGAGGGTGTTCCCAGCCCAGCAGACGGCAGCACGGAGCAAGCGCTCTCCCAGCTTGCCAGAGCGGAGATCTCCCTCACCCTCACGAACAAGCTCGTGCTGGAGGCCAGCAGCGAGGAGGCCGACGTGAAGAGCTTGCTGCTGAG CACCAAGCAAATGCTAGTGGACGTGATCCAGTCCCAGCCAGGAGATTCCCTTCCGGAGATCCTGTGGACGCCGGCGTCGGAGGACGAG GAGGCCTCCCACTCCCATCTCATGCACAGACGGGCGCTGCAGGACGCCCGGACCCCCGACAAGCTGAAACGCAACCGCTCTCTGACTGGGAATAGCCAGCTGTCCATGGAGGAGAAGAAGCGTAAGGTCATCCGAAACCTGCGGCGCTTGGAGAGCCTGGGCATCGTGGACTCGGCTGATGGATACCAAGGGATCGTTAATGAGATGGCCAAG GATATCCGCAATCAGAGGCGTTACCGGCAGCACCGCAAAGGGGAGCTCCTGAAACTGAGGCAGACCCTCCAAGGCCTCAACTCCAAGACCTTATTTTATGAAGAGCAGATCGACTATTACAACCAGTACATCAAGACCTGCCTCGACAACCTGGCAGCCAGCAACAA GGTCAGCGGGAAGAACAAGAAGCTGCAGTCATTGCATTACACGGCAGCCCGGCTGTTTGAGAAGGGGGTGCTGCTGGAGATCGAAGACTTGCCGGTCAGCCA GTTCAGGAACGTGATTTTCGACATAATCCCCTGCGAGGAATCGGGCAAGTTCCAGGTGAAAGCCAAGTTCATGGGCATCGACATGGAGAAGTTCCAGCTCCACTACCAG gacctgctgcagctgcagtacGAGGGCGTAGCTGTCATGAAGATGTTTGACAAGGCCAAAGTCAATGTCAACCTGCTCATTTTCCTCCTCAACAAGAAGTTCTTCAAGAA TGGCTCCCTCCCACGTGTGCTGCAGCCGCCGGCGCCTCGGCGTGATGCTCTGTGCAATGCAAGTGCCAGGGGGAGAAACAGGCTCTCCAGCGAGCGTGGAACAGCCTGGAGCTCCCGCCTTGGCCGGAGCGGTGGCTGCTCCGTTCTCGATTCATTTCTTTACGGTGTTTAA
- the IQGAP3 gene encoding ras GTPase-activating-like protein IQGAP3 isoform X2, translating into MERAGPARYERLTADEMDEQRRQNVAYQYLCHLEEAKRWMEACLHEELAPPTELEESLRNGVVLAKLGHCFAPDVVPLKKIYDREQLRYKATGLHFRHTDNINYWREALTHVGLPSIFHPETTDIYDKKNMPRVVYCIHALSLYLFKLGLAPQIQDLYGKVDFTEEEINNMKRELEKYGLQLPAFSKIGGLLANELSVDEAAVHAAVLAINEAVERAVVEQTMEALRNPNAMLLNLREPVAAVYQEVLYQAKLQKASNARNRYLQGIPEGEDIYDRCLTQAEIQGNINKVNVHGALEHVDDALENQDAQELYRALQDPVLALRCLQRENLDCYLEQLSMDREQKALELGYVDLLEQEELEAGILAANKKGEEERAMLQAVSRINAAVRRGTPAETLKALMDPAAQLPAVHPLAAPLYQCELALLQRQHPRGELAQEELFVAVEMLSAVALVNRALEAGDVDGLWSSLVSPALGISDVEDANAQRYFNDLLQLKGQSRKAGAEFLSWNDIQASVSSTNLSVQNENDKVLAVRLINEALLQDDPEKTLAALLLPAAGLADVTLPVARRYHDVLTRARRQKAQATEDDRAVLWWEEIQQGVSKANQDSAATRRMALGIAAINQAIKEGKAAQTVRVLHNADVALRGVVTACAGAYQEHLAALVASKKQTGSGKPCWVRHRLKDGAEYFLSLQTFEGTWDRPRDGVLNTTHLSREEIQSIVTRVTAAHDRERLWAANVGFVVRLQARARGYLVRRAFAARRHVLREQWPAAARIQAFWRGYRQRRAYLERLRYLHANADAAVKIQACVRMWQARKKYQERLRYFGRNIKAVIKIQAFVRANKARGDYRMLVGARNPPLSIVRRFIHLLEQSQHDFWEESELLRLREEVVKRIRASRQLESDLDLMDIKIGLLVKNRITLQEVVSHCKKLTKKNKEQLSEMMAIDKQKGLKSLSKEKRQKLEAYQHLFYLLQTQPGYLARLIFKMPQNKSTKFMESVIFTLYNYASNPREAYLLLQLFKAALQEEIRSKVDHIHDILTGNPTVIRLVVSFYRNARGQNALRQILGGAVQEVLQDKTLSIRTNPVDIYKAWINQTESQSGQKSKLPYEVSPEQALSYPEVQRRMDISIRNLLVMTDKFVSAIISSVDKIPYGMRYVAKILKMSLAEKFPEASEEEIYKIVGNLLYYRFMNPAVVAPDGFDIVDISAGVALHPDHRRNLGSIAKVLQHAAAHKAFDGENAHLRVVNRYLEDTHDKFREFISAACCVPEPEERFNVDEYSEMVAVAKPVIYITVGELINTHKLLLEHQDSIAPLHGDPLHELLEDLDEVPTVQSLVGEGVPSPADGSTEQALSQLARAEISLTLTNKLVLEASSEEADVKSLLLSTKQMLVDVIQSQPGDSLPEILWTPASEDEEASHSHLMHRRALQDARTPDKLKRNRSLTGNSQLSMEEKKRKVIRNLRRLESLGIVDSADGYQGIVNEMAKDIRNQRRYRQHRKGELLKLRQTLQGLNSKTLFYEEQIDYYNQYIKTCLDNLAASNKVSGKNKKLQSLHYTAARLFEKGVLLEIEDLPVSQFRNVIFDIIPCEESGKFQVKAKFMGIDMEKFQLHYQDLLQLQYEGVAVMKMFDKAKVNVNLLIFLLNKKFFKK; encoded by the exons atggagcgagcggggccggcgcgtt ACGAGCGCCTCACCGCCGACGAGATGGATGAGCAGCGGCGGCAGAACGTCGCCTACCAGTACCTGTGTCACCTGGAGGAGGCCAAGCG CTGGATGGAGGCTTGCTTGCACGAGGAGCTGGCCCCCCCCacggagctggaggagagcttgCGAAACGGCGTCGTCCTGGCCAAGCTGGGCCACTGCTTTGCCCCGGACGTTGTGCCCCTAAAGAAGATCTACGACCGCGAGCAGCTGCGGTACAAG GCAACCGGACTTCACTTTCGGCACACGGATAACATCAACTACTGGCGTGAGGCCCTGACCCACGTGGGGCTTCCTTCG ATCTTCCACCCGGAGACCACCGACATCTACGACAAGAAGAACATGCCACGGGTGGTCTACTGCATCCATGCGCTCAG CTTGTACCTGTTTAAGCTGGGGCTGGCTCCACAGATCCAGGACTTGTACGGGAAAGTGGACTTCACAG aGGAGGAGATCAACAACATGAAGCGGGAGCTGGAGAAGTAcggcctgcagctgcctgccttcAGCAAGATTGGGGGCCTCCTGGCCAACGAGCTCTCGGTGGATGAAGCGGCAG TCCACGCAGCCGTGCTGGCCATTAACGAAGCGGTGGAGAGGGCAGTGGTGGAGCAGACCATGGAGGCCCTGCGCAACCCCAATGCCATGCTGCTCAACCTGCGGGAGCCCGTGGCAGCTGTCTACCAGGAGGTGCTCTACCAGGCGAAGCTGCAGAAAGCCAGCAATGCCAGGAACAGG TACCTGCAGGGGATCCCGGAAGGGGAGGACATCTACGACCGGTGTCTGACCCAGGCTGAAATACAAGGGAACATCAACAAAGTGAACG TCCATGGGGCTTTAGAGCATGTGGATGATGCCCTGGAAAACCAGGATGCTCAGGAGCTGTACCGGGCGCTGCAGGACCCTGTCCTGGCCCTGCGCTGTCTGCAACGGGAGAACCTCGACTGCTACTTGGAGCAGCTCAGCATGgaccgggagcagaaagcactg gagctgggctacgtggacctgctggagcaggaggagctggaggcagggatCCTTGCAGCAAacaagaagggagaggaggagcgaGCCA TGCTGCAGGCCGTGAGCCGAATCAACGCGGCCGTGCGCCGGGGGACGCCCGCCGAAACGCTGAAGGCGCTGATGGACCCGGCGGCGCAGCTGCCCGCCGTGCATCCGCTCGCCGCCCCGCTGTATCAGTGcgagctggccctgctgcagcgccAGCACCCGCGG GGCGAGCTGGCGCAGGAGGagctctttgtggccgtggagatgCTGTCGGCGGTGGCGCTGGTTAACCGAGCCCTGGAGGCCGGAGACGTGGACGGGCTCTGGAGCAGCCTGGTCAGCCCTGCCTTGGGCATCTCGGACGTAGAGGACGCAAACGCGCAGCG GTATTTCAATGACTTATTGCAGCTGAAAGGCCAATCTAGGAAAGCGGGAGCCGAGTTCCTGAGCTGGAACGACATTCAGGCCAGCGTGAGCAGCACCAACTTGTCCGTGCAGAACGAAAACGACA AAGTCCTCGCTGTCAGGCTGATCAACGAGGCGCTGCTGCAGGACGACCCCGAGAAGAccctggcggcgctgctgctgccggcggccggcCTGGCCGACGTCACCCTGCCGGTCGCTAGACGTTACCACGATGTCCTGACCCGGGCGCGAAGGCAAAAGGCCCAG GCCACAGAGGATGACAGGGCTGTCCTCTGGTGGGAAGAGATCCAGCAAGGGGTTTCCAAGGCCAACCAGGACTCTGCGGCCACGAGGAGAA TGGCCCTGGGCATCGCAGCCATCAACCAGGCCATCAAGGAGGGGAAAGCGGCCCAGACGGTGCGCGTGCTGCACAACGCCGACGTGGCCCTGCGCGGCGTGGTGACCGCCTGCGCCGGCGCCTACCAGGAGCATCTCGCGGCCCTCGTGGCCAGCAAGAAGCAAACGG GGAGCGGGAAGCCGTGCTGGGTCCGGCACAGGCTGAAGGACGGCGCCGAGTACTTCCTGAGCCTGCAGACGTTCGAGGGCACCTGGGACCGGCCCCGCGACGGCGTCCTCAACACCACGCACCTGAGCCGGGAGGAGATCCAG TCCATCGTCACCCGCGTGACGGCGGCCCACGACCGGGAGCGCCTCTGGGCGGCCAACGTCGGCTTCGTCGTGCGGCTGCAGGCGCGGGCCAGGGGCTACCTCGTCCGCCGGGCATTCGCCGCCCGCCGGCACGTCCTGCGGGAGCAGTGGCCGGCGGCTGCCAGGATCCAG GCTTTTTGGAGAGGATACAGGCAGCGCAGGGCTTACCTGGAGAGGCTGCGCTACTTGCACGCCAACGCAGATGCTGCAGTAAAG ATCCAGGCGTGCGTGAGGATGTGGCAGGCTCGTAAGAAGTACCAGGAGAGGCTGCGCTACTTCGGGAGGAAC ATTAAAGCTGTAATTAAAATCCAGGCTTTTGTGAGAGCTAACAAGGCCCGTGGGGATTACAGGATGCTGG TCGGTGCCAGGAACCCACCTCTGAGCATCGTCCGGCGCTTTATCCACTTGCTGGAGCAGAGCCAGCATGACTTCTGGGAGGAGTCGGAGCTgctgcggctgcgggaggaggTGGTGAAGAGGATCCGTGCCAGCCGGCAGCTGGAGAGCGACTTGGACCTCATGGACATCAAGATTGGGCTGCTGGTGAAGAACAGGATCACACTGCAG GAGGTGGTCTCCCACTGCAAGAAGCTGACCAAGAAGAATAAGGAGCAGCTCTCGGAGATGATGGCCATAGACAAGCAGAAGGGGCTCAAGTCGCTCAGCAAGGAGAAGCGGCAGAAGCTGGAGGCCTACCAGCACCTCTTCTACCTGCTGCAG acCCAGCCTGGATACCTGGCCAGGCTCATCTTCAAGATGCCCCAGAACAAGTCCACCAAGTTCATGGAGTCTGTGATCTTCACGCTTTACAACTACGCGTCCAACCCACGGGAGGCCTACCTGCTGCTCCAGCTCTtcaaggcagctctgcaggaggaGATCAG GTCCAAAGTGGACCACATCCATGACATCTTGACGGGGAACCCCACAGTGATCCGTCTGGTGGTCAGCTTCTACCGTAACGCCCGCGGGCAGAACGCCCTGCGGCAGATCCTGGGCGGTGCTGTGCAGGAGGTCTTGCAGGACAAGACCCTCAGCATCCGCACCAACCCCGTGGACATCTACAAGGCTTGGATCAACCAGACCGAGTCGCAGAGCGGGCAGAAAAG CAAGCTACCGTACGAAGTCAGCCCTGAGCAGGCCCTAAGCTACCCCGAGGTGCAGAGGCGGATGGATATTTCTATCCGCAACCTCCTGGTGATGACAGACAAGTTCGTCTCTGCCATCATCTCTTCTGTGGATAAAATCCC ctACGGCATGCGCTACGTGGCCAAAATCCTGAAGATGTCTTTGGCTGAGAAATTCCCCGAGGCCTCGGAGGAAGAGATCTATAAG ATCGTTGGCAACCTGCTCTACTACCGCTTCATGAACCCGGCAGTGGTGGCTCCTGACGGATTCGACATTGTGGACATCTCGGCTGGGGTAGCCCTGCACCCCGACCACCGCCGCAACCTGGGCTCCATCGCCAAGGTGCTGCAGCACGCGGCCGCCCACAAGGCTTTTGATGGGGAAAACGCCCACCTGCGCGTGGTGAACCGCTACCTGGAGGACACCCACGACAAGTTCAG ggAGTTCATCTCTGCTGCCTGTTGCGTCCCAGAGCCAGAAGAACGGTTTAATGTCGATGAGTACTCAGAGATGGTGGCGGTGGCCAAGCCAGTCATCTACATCACAGTGGGGGAGCTGATTAACACACACAAG CTCCTGCTAGAGCATCAGGACTCCATCGCACCTCTTCACGGAGACCCCCTGCATGAACTTCTGGAAGATCTTGATGAAGTTCCTACAGTCCAATCCCTCGTGG GCGAGGGTGTTCCCAGCCCAGCAGACGGCAGCACGGAGCAAGCGCTCTCCCAGCTTGCCAGAGCGGAGATCTCCCTCACCCTCACGAACAAGCTCGTGCTGGAGGCCAGCAGCGAGGAGGCCGACGTGAAGAGCTTGCTGCTGAG CACCAAGCAAATGCTAGTGGACGTGATCCAGTCCCAGCCAGGAGATTCCCTTCCGGAGATCCTGTGGACGCCGGCGTCGGAGGACGAG GAGGCCTCCCACTCCCATCTCATGCACAGACGGGCGCTGCAGGACGCCCGGACCCCCGACAAGCTGAAACGCAACCGCTCTCTGACTGGGAATAGCCAGCTGTCCATGGAGGAGAAGAAGCGTAAGGTCATCCGAAACCTGCGGCGCTTGGAGAGCCTGGGCATCGTGGACTCGGCTGATGGATACCAAGGGATCGTTAATGAGATGGCCAAG GATATCCGCAATCAGAGGCGTTACCGGCAGCACCGCAAAGGGGAGCTCCTGAAACTGAGGCAGACCCTCCAAGGCCTCAACTCCAAGACCTTATTTTATGAAGAGCAGATCGACTATTACAACCAGTACATCAAGACCTGCCTCGACAACCTGGCAGCCAGCAACAA GGTCAGCGGGAAGAACAAGAAGCTGCAGTCATTGCATTACACGGCAGCCCGGCTGTTTGAGAAGGGGGTGCTGCTGGAGATCGAAGACTTGCCGGTCAGCCA GTTCAGGAACGTGATTTTCGACATAATCCCCTGCGAGGAATCGGGCAAGTTCCAGGTGAAAGCCAAGTTCATGGGCATCGACATGGAGAAGTTCCAGCTCCACTACCAG gacctgctgcagctgcagtacGAGGGCGTAGCTGTCATGAAGATGTTTGACAAGGCCAAAGTCAATGTCAACCTGCTCATTTTCCTCCTCAACAAGAAGTTCTTCAAGAAGTAA
- the NAXE gene encoding NAD(P)H-hydrate epimerase has translation MPGPRALLGLGLLVAAAARAGGRCPSRGWSWGRSRPQCAMHSPGPGPRGLRFLGQEEAQAIDQELFTEYKFSVDQLMELAGLSCATAIAKAYPPSSFTKSQPTVLIVCGPGNNGGDGLVCARHLKMFGYEPTVYYPKRPNKPLFEGLTTQCQKMDIPFLPEFPTEATLIDELYGLVVDAIFGFSFKGAVREPFGSILGTLKRITVPIASIDIPSGWDVEKGNADGLQPDMLISLTAPKKAAAHFTGRYHFLGGRFVPAALQEKYALNLPPYPETDCVLQLT, from the exons atgCCGGGCCCGCgggcgctgctggggctggggctgctggtggcggcggcggcgcgggcgggcgggcgctgcccgagccggggctggagctggggccggaGCCGCCCGCAGTGCGCCATGCacagccccgggccgggcccgcgggggCTCCGCTTCCTcgg GCAGGAAGAGGCGCAAGCCATCGACCAGGAGCTCTTCACCGAGTACAAATTCAGCGTGGACCAGCTGATGGAGCTGGCGGGGCTGAGCTGCGCCACCGCCATCGCCAAG GCCTATCCACCCAGCTCCTTCACCAAGAGCCAGCCCACAGTGCTGATCGTGTGCGGGCCGGGTAATAACGGAGGCGACGGCTTGGTCTGCGCCCGGCACCTGAAAATGTTT GGCTACGAGCCGACCGTGTATTACCCCAAGCGCCCCAATAAACCTCTGTTTGAAGGTTTGACCACCCAGTGCCAGAAGATGGACATCCCTTTCCTCCCGGAGTTCCCCACCGAG GCGACGCTCATCGATGAGCTCTACGGCCTGGTGGTGGATGCGATTTTTGGGTTCAGTTTCAAGGGAGCCGTGCGGGAGCCCTTCGGCAGCATCCTCGGCACCCTCAAGCGCATCACCGTCCCCATCGCCAGCATCGACATCCCATCGG GCTGGGACGTGGAGAAGGGGAACGCGGACGGCCTCCAGCCCGACATGCTCATCTCGCTCACGGCGCCCAAGAAGGCAGCGGCGCATTTCACCGGCCGCTACCACTTCCTCGGGGGCAGGTTTGTGCCTGCAGCGCTCCAGGAAAAATACGCTCTGAACCTGCCGCCATACCCTGAGACAGACTGCGTCCTGCAGTTAACCTAG